GTCCATTTTGCCAGGGCCAAGTAATCCTGGTCGTATATTATCTGCCTTGATCTTGCTTTGCAAGGCTTCCGTAGAACTATTGCTCGTCATTAAAGCATAGCTGGGTCCGCCATTCCATCTATTTTCAAAATTGGAATGATGCACTAAGGCATCAAAAGATAAATGACTATTTGAGTTCGACTTTTTTGCAATAGCCGAAACGGTCATTTGCTGGATAGTATCGGGAGTAATTAAAGAAACAGACTTGCCGACCGCTTCCGAATCCCCAAATAAAATAGCAGCCTTTTCTTGTGTGAGTACAATATTACCAGGTGACAATCCCCCACTCTTATTTCCTTGACCAATAGGGAAATCAAAAACTGAAAAGAATGACTCATCGGCCAACAAAATATTTAAATCATTAAAAATGGTTTTTTCAACCTCAATTGAAGCTTTATCTAAATTTCCAATCTGACTTACATCGGCAATTTCTGGATAATTGTTGGTTAAATAGCCATAAAGAAACTTGGGTATATAAGGAATGCGGCCACTTTCGCCAAATGGATCATTACTGAATACTTGGAATATCCTATCTTGCTTGGAATGAAATTTATCCGTATTTGTTTCATAAACAAGAAATGATATGAGGATATTGCAACATACAAAAGCCACTACTAGGCTCAATAGAATAATAGAAGTATATATTTTATTTGCCCACAAATTCCTGATTATAAGTTTAAGATTATGACGTATCATAGAATGTTCAATAATTTAAAATATCCTATAATTAATGCTTGTAGCATAACTCACATTAATTATATACTTCTTTATTAAAAATAACAAATCCCTTTATAGTAACATATATCAAGGAATAAAATTAATCTAGAGCTAACTTCACAGCAATGAGCTTTGCTCATTTCGTGAAGTTCTATTCATAGATTTTCACTCCTGCTATTAAGTCGATATAGTAATTGATATTGACTAGAAATAAAATTTCTTTATTTCTTTGGTCCCAAGAAGCAAATCTTTAATATAATATGACAGCATTCATCAAAAAAATGTAAACATTCTTCAAATAACAATTATGTAATGGCCTGCTCCAAAACAATATTTTCGACCCTTTTTAAACCAGAATTTTCATATTCAGCTTTCTTAAATTGTTGATAACTCAAAATTCTTCCATTTTTAGCAAAAGTCAAATGATACCATTTGAAGCCATTTGAAACCAATTCTAAAATACGACATTATATATGGTTTCATTTGAATTCATTTAATGTAACTTATTGTATATCAGATTTTTGTGAATAACTAAAATCAAAAAACCAACTTTCCCCTTTCCTTTATTTTACCTTTATCCCAAGAATTCTTTAAAAGAAAACAAAAGCGCTTTTGTTCATTTCGTAACCCTAAAAAGGAAACCAATGGACAATTTTTTAATCCTTGAACGACTTGATCGTTTAGAACGGCTTTTAACAGCTCATAAGGAAGTACTCACCTTTGAGGAAACCTGTGACTATACCGGAATATCGAGAAGCTATCTGTACAAATTGACAGCATCTGGAAATATCCCGCACTCCAAACCCAACGGTAAACTGATATTCTTTGAAAAGGCCAAACTCAATACATGGCTTTTACAAAACGGCCGAAAGTCAAGGTCCGAAATCGAAACGGAAGCCCTGAACTACACCTTCAAAAACAAACGTAGATGAAAAGGGAACAAATAAGTTGGGAAAAAGTCCGTGCCGTTTGCATCGTAAAAACGATGGCAAAGGCCGGACACTTTCCGAAAAGGGAGACGGAGAAAGAAGCTTGGTTCCTAAGTCCGTTTCGGCCGGAAACCCATGCCTCTTTCAAGGTGTCTAAAATCAAGAACCTATGGTTCGACCACGGGGCGGGTTTTGGGGGAAATGTTCTCGATCTGGTTGTCCGGTTTTACGACTGCCGCCTTCGAGACGCGCTCGACTTCTTGTCGGACGTACCGCCCTCTCTTTCTTTTCACCCGCAACCGTTTATTCCACCATCCAACGATAAATTGATTATCAAAAGTGCCAATCCTATTTGGCACTACGGACTGAAAGTTTACTTGAATAAACGAAACATAACCCTAGAAACCGCAAAAAAATATTGCAAGGAAGTCCATTACTCCCGAAAAGGAAACCACTATTTCGGTATCGGACTACAGAACGATTCCGGTGGCTGGGAACTTCGAAACATGTACTACAAGAGTTCTTCCTCCCCAAAGGACATTACCTATTTTTCAAACGGATGTATGCAGTTAGTGGTGACGGAAGGAATGTTCGATTTTTTAACGGTCACCAATTTCTGTCACGATAAAATGTCCTTTCTCATTTTAAACTCGCTCTCCTTTCTTAAAAAGGCCATGAAACACATAGAAATGTTCAAGGATGTGAAACTGTATCTCGACAATGATAAAGCAGGAAAAGAAGCGACAAATTGGTTGATGCAAAACCATAAAGGATGCATCGATAAATCTTATTTATATAAAGACTACAAAGATATTAATGAGATGTGGATAGGGACAAATGGAGGATACGGAAGGTAGCTGTAAAAATGCGTCTGAGTAAGAATTCAAGATGTGTCATTGTCATGACAAATCTTGCTTTTGCTCCCGTTGGTCGCAAAAGAATGGGAATTGTTAAATGAGTTTTTGATATATGAATTGGCAAAGACTAATTCGATTGAAAAAGAATAAAAAAACATAAAGTGAAAAAGGAGTTTGTACAATTTCGATGTTCCATTTATGAGAAGAAACTGCTCAAAATCAAGGCCAAAAAGAGCGGACTTACCATAAGTGAATATTGTCGCCGTGCCGCCTTTGACCATAGAATTGTCGAACGGTTTTCCAATGAACAAATCGATGTTTACAAACTGTTGGTCCAGTATCAAATCAATTTTAAGCGTATAGGGAATATGTACCGAAAACGAAATCCAAAATTGGCTGATGAAGTGGTACAACTGGCCAATGAAATACGTAAACATCTTTACAATTTCAAGAAATGATAGGCATGGGAAAATCCATATCGCACACAGGAGCTTCTATGGGTTATGGGTGGAACGAGGAGAAAGATGCCAAGGTAGTTTATCGCGAACATTTAGCAGGCGACAATCCCAAAGAAATTACACAGGAATTCAAAATCATTCAATCGCAAAACCATCGATGTAAAAAGAATACGTTGAGTTTCGTCCTAAGTCCCACAATAGAAGATGGGCAAAAATTAAAAGAAAAAGAACTGAAGGAAATTACAGAAAGATTCATCAAAGAAATGAAGCTACAAGAACGACAAGCCATCGCTTTTGTACATCAAGATAAAAGTCACTTACATATCCATTTATATGTAAACCGAATCGGTTTTGACGGCAAGGCATACAAAGACAACTATATCGGAAAACGCAGCCAACAGGCGGCAGAAAAAGTAGCTCAACAAATGGGATTGACAACGGTAAGAGAAGTGCAACAAGAAAAACTGAACGAAATTAAAAATGTACGCCAGGAAATAAAACATGTCCATGAAAAGGTTATTGCAGAAATGAAACCCAAAGATTTTGACCAATACATCAAGTATATGAAACAAAGGAATGTAGAAGTCATTCCAAGCATCAATAAATCGAATCAGTTGCGGGGTTTCCGTTTTGAATACAACGGCCAAAACCTTAAAGGAAGTGAAGTACATCGTTCAATGTCAATGGGGCGAATCGCCGAACGGATTGGTTTTGATAGAAATGTTGCCCAAAAAATAGCCAAAGAAAACGCACTATCAATGCTAGGAAAAACTGTAGGGTTAACGCCCACCTTGGCAGCGAATATTGCAAAAAAGGCAATTAAAATGACTGTTAAGAAAACAATTGGATTAGGAATGGAAATATGATATCATGGCAAAACTAGACGAAATAGCAGAATTATTAACGGAAGAAATCAAGGAATTCGAAAACTCGGTCAGTCGCCTGGAAGAACTGCAAGCTTTTTTGATGAACTATAAAATAAAGCCCGACACCTCTGATATTGACTTTATTTTGAGACAATACAATGACCATCAAAAGAAAGCAATCGAAGACCAACACAAACTAATGGGGAACGTAATCTACTATATTAAAAAGTCAATGACTTTTCCGAAATGGGCAACAAAGCTGTTTTGTGGTCTCTTAGTAATTATCTTTCTGGTATTGGGGTATTCCGTTTACAAAGTCTCCCGAATCCCTGAAATAAGGCAAGTAGCTTTTGGTCAGGGAGAGGAAAAAGCGGTTGGGCATTTCAGGGCATTCTTCGAGGCCAGCCCAGAGGCCAGCGAACTCTACCAAAAATGGCGAGAACCCCAAAGCAAAAAGTAGGGTGCGCCCTATCCGGTTTTTGCTTCACGCTAATCTGCCGGAATCGCTACAAAAACCGGACAGGATCCACGCGCAAAGTTTTTGGGGTAAGATTTGGGAACTAAAATAAAGTATGACAAGATGATATTCTGCCTACATACCTCGTTAATAAGTGCTTACAACTAAAAACTATTGGACTCATTCCTTTGCTTAAATTTGGAAGTAATGACGAATTATGATTAATCGGTGTTGCAATGACCAATAAGTTTAATAATATACAGTTTCCTACTCATCTTATCCCCGTGGGATATATTGCGTTGGTTTGTCTTGGATATTTTGTTAAATCAATCTATTACCAAAAATTTGATATTGAAATAGAAAACTACTTAAATTTTCAGGAGTATCTCTTTATTTTTTTACCGATTGGTTCGGGCATAATCGTGGCTCTAATAGCAATTACAGCTTTTTTTGGCGGACTTTACGTTATTACCACAGACTTTGTGGACAAGAACCCAACCAAGGAAAAATTGAGGCGAACCAAGCCACCTTCTACCCAAAATGATTGGAAAATAAAAAATAAAGTTTTGAGATTTTTAATCAGGGCGAAAGACATATTCCAAGGAGTACTAATATTTTCTCTTTTTTTCGGGCCTATAATTTTGCTTCTTTACTATGGAATCACAAAAGATATTAGCGGAAGAGTAGTTGTGCTTACCTCCCTTATATGGGGATTCTCGATTATGTCATTCTATTTTTTTGGTAACTTAAGAAAAGAAAAAGAACCTTGGAAGAATCTCATACTACTTTACGCCTTCCTGATTTCCATGTGTCCTATGATTATAGACATTAAAATGGATAAGGCCGATTTAATCTTATCAGGCGATGCGAATAAATCCGTTAAACTCTTATTACAGGAAACAATTATATCAACGAACGACTCTCTCATTTATATAGGACAAACCAAAGATTTCCTTTTTCTAAGAGATTTGAAGGCAAACGGAAATCATATTTATAATAAGAAAGATATAAAAGAATTGATTTTTACTGACCTTCGAAAAGATAAGCGAGCAGACTAGTTTAATTTACGAGCATCGATTGACAACAATTGATACTTACTTATTAAATCTAAAAAGGTGATTTGTCAATTAATAGATATTGTTGCCTTCATTTAATAGCAAATCAATAAATTATTGAAAGGTATTAGTCTTTCTTCATAGCCCTATTGACCAGTCAACTTTTTGCAAACGCTGCGACACTTCAATAATTGTGGACAAAACTTCCTTTTCATTTGGAAATTCTCCATAAACCAAAAACTTAAAATCATTCTGATAGGTGTCTTTAAGTTGGTTCCACGTTTCTTCAGGTTCTTTAAAAATCAACGCTTCTTTTGGGTGGTGCTTTAACCAATCGTTGTTGTTCTTAAAACTTTGCAAGTCATCATGGGCAACTTTTAGGAGCATTGCATCAAAAGCATCTGAAGTAAAAAACGCTTGAACCGTTTCATCTTTAAGTAGTTGATAAATATCGTACACATGCCTGATTTTAGCATTGAGGTCGATAATTGGTTTTTCAGTATATGAAAACCGTACCAAACTCATTATCTTTTCACAAAGCGTTCTTCGAGAATCCAATACAAGAGCTTCAAAGGGCAATAGGTTGTATTCTTCCGCCAATGTCGTTTGGTTATTGGCATTCATCATATCATAGATATAGGTATTCAGGACTCGTTTAGTGTGTGGTTCAAAATAGCCCAACCAAGTTGCTTCTATGATAATTGCATCCCTTATCTGCCCGTAATTTCCTTTGAAAATTTTGGGGTAGTTATATGCTATCTTTCGAATCATTCCCATTTTGTTGGTAATCCCTTCCATTTCTACTTCCACGAATGGTGAGGTTATTTCCTTGGTAATTTTTTTGAGCTTCGTCTTTAGTTGGTTCCCTGTTTCTTCTTCTCTTCGTATTACGACTAAATCAATATCCTCGGAAAAACGTTCAATGAACTTATAACACTTTGACAAGGCCGTGCCACCCTTAAATATGACTTCATCTTTAATAGCACTATTAAAGATTAGTTTTAAGGCATAGCATACCCAATAGTCCTTTTCGATGTAGATATCTGAAATACCCATCTGTTGTGCGGTTGCTTGTACCGCTTGCCTGAAAAGTTCTTCGTTTTCGTGCAACTTCATTTTATATTCCAGTATTTAGCATTTGACAACACCTTTTCAGAAATATCAAAATTATAAACCGTTATTGGGTTTAAACTATCTTGAAGGTCTCTTATTTCAATCTCTGCCTGGCAATCAATCTCTCTTAACAATGCACCCAATAAAGCTCTGGTTGCGGGGGAATATTTAAAAGCCAATTTTATAAGTTTTATCTGTTCGCTAGTTTTCAATTCGCGCAATAATGCCATAAATCGAATACAACTTTTATCAATATTGGTATCCGGTATTTTCTTTACGTAACGCATGGCATCCAATAATCGTAATAACGGAATATTTTCTTTATTTATCGTATTCTTTTGTTTGATGAATGAGATTCTAAAACGGCCTCTTTTAAAAGATGGCCTTATTTCCCGTTTACCAATCTGTATCGTATTACTTACTTGTGTGGTAAGCCCTAGGGAATTATAAACGCTATACCCCGTAATATATCCGACAAGTTTGCCATCTTCCTCCAACAAGTCTTTTACAATTTGGTGTTGGTCTGGCAACAAAGTACCAAATACGGTTTCTTGCGGCTTGAAGTATTTACCTTTGGATAGCTTGTTTATCTTACCGGAAGCAGCCATTCTATTTAGATGTTTAATGATGGCTTCCCTCCTAGTCACCTCGTTCATAAAATCCATATAGGTAAACACATATCCTTTGGGCAACTTATTAATCTTATCTTCAATGTATTCAGAGGTTTTCATTGGAAACTATTTCTACAAAGGTATTTAAAATGTCCAGTTTATTTATTAAAAAACTGGACATATTTTAATAAGTGCTGATAACTTTAGTTGCATTGTTTCATTAGTCCCTGTAACTTGCGAGTGTCTTTACCACTCGCAAGTTACAGGGACTATAGCATTGCATGACTATTTTAATCTGAAGTATCCCATTAATACCTTCTTCCAAGAAATCTAAAAGGCCAACGAGTCAAGTTTTTTGCGCAAAAAACTTGACATAAAACTACTGAAATAAAAAAGCATTTATACCATATAAGTCCATGTTCCTGCAGCAGTTGGAAAACCTATGGTTTTCCAACACCCTCGGCACCGTACATAACCGCATGGAGCGTGAAAAAACGCCCCATGCAGTTATCTTGCCCGCGCTCAATTATAACTTCACAGCCATTCCTATTTAGCCAAAACAAGAAATAGATTTAGGTTGTATCTTTAATGAGAAAACACTTGAAAAGTGCCACAAAAACGAACAGAACATATTATCCATCCTGATGAAATTGAAATCGGGCCGTTCCAATTGCAGTTAATGTTTGGGAAATCTTTTAAAGAAGATTTTGAACTGTACTTAGGTAATATATTTTGTGAATGTGAAATTCCCACTAAAAGATTAGTTCACTATAAGAGTTATCTCAATAACTTAAATGATGTCGCATTAAAAGGTAAATGCAGCGGTTGTGGGGGTATTGCGGTCAGATACATAGAAACCGGAGAGCGGCAAGGAATCGATAGAATCGCAAATAAAATCAGGTCTCTCAACAAAAGCTAATTTCAAGATACAAGGATACATGAAATCTATAACCCATAAACAATACGTCAAAGCTAATCTTCGATTGGAGGAATTAATAAAAGTTGTAGATGATAGCACTCCATCAGAAAACCCATTAACTAAAGAATTTTTAGAGGTCAGTAATCTGATTGAGCAATATGAAGAAGTCCACTACCCTATCGGCATGCCAAGTTTACGAGAAGTAATCGAATTGAGAATGCTGGAAATGAATCTGAAAACAAAAGATTTGGCCGCTCTTTTAAACACGAGCGAATCTAAAATAAGTGGGTATTTGAAAGGCGAAAGCGAAATAACTTTTAAGCAAGCCAAAATAATTCATGAAGAATTAAACATTAATGGCGATATTATTCTGCAATAATTGATTTGAATTTACAATTTCCAACATTGACCAATCCATCAAATTCAAAATTTACAATTTCAAATAAGGGGTATTTTTAGCTCAAAATCACACAATTTTCATACCTTTAAAGTGTTAAAGTTTTGCGCGGGAATATTTTCGAATATTTACAGGAAAACATTAAAATATAAGTACACCTCGGGTACACCTTTGCCTTCTAAAGCCCGATGCTACAAGGGTTAGTTACTTACTGTATCGGGAAATAGAGGCAAAAACCGGCATGTACTAATTTTCGATATCAATAAAGCTATTGACCGAGGTATACAGTTTGAACGTGTTGAACAACCTATTCTGAAATTTTCTGGCAATCTCAGGGTCGTTGAAAATCCATGCTTCCGATATGGATGGGGAAAGTACCAATTCGCCAAGAAGATACTCCACAAAATAGGAGCCTGATTCTGTAAGCAGCACAAAGTTAGGTCCGGTACATTTCACAATTGGGTGATGTCGAATACTTTGAAGGTAAAAATAATCACTTTCCCGTAATTATCCACATTCTAGAATTAGAATTTCCGATGACTAAACCAATACACTAAAAAAAGGACCTTTTTAACCGATTTTTCTTTAATCCATTCCCTATTGTCGCTATCTCAAAAACGACTCGCTATCGTCGAACCTAACAAAATGACAGGTATACCCATTGGGGTTTTTCACTAGGTAATCTTGATGATAGTCTTCGGCAGGCCAAAAGGTGGTCCATGGTTCCAAGGTAGTTACCACTTTGGATGGCCATTTCCCCGATTGGTCCACCAAACGGATAACTTCCTCCGCTTCTACCCTTTCCTCCTCGTTTTGATAGAATATGGCCGACCTGTAACTGGAGCCGCTATCGTTTCCTTGTCGGTTTACCGTGGTGGGGTCATGCATCCGAAAGTAAAAATCCAACAACTCCTTAAACGAAGTTTTTTCTGGATCGTATGTAATCTCAATACCTTCGGCATGGCCTGGATGGTTATGATAGGTTGGGTTTTTGTTCTGGCCACCTTGATATCCCACCTCTGTAGCGACCACCCCGGGACGCTTCCTAAAAAGGTCTTCCATGCCCCAAAAACATCCTCCCGCTATATATGCTTTTTTATACTCCTTCATAGACTTATTAATAGCTATTGTAAACAGATTTACACAAAGATACGCCCCATCTGGAAATTTTAGTCTTCTTTGAATTTTTGGTCAAATTGAAAACGTGTAACCACTTCCCTATCCCTTTGGTTCCAAAAGCTTTACCTTATTTATAAAATCCACAACCTTTGCTTCAGACATTTCACAAGGTTTCAACAACTCCTTTTGTTTTGTCTTATAGTTATTGAGACTTATAAAATCGCTTCCTCCCAATTCCTCGGCAAATAATTTAAAGGATTTTCCATGATTGAAGGTTTTCTTGGTTATACCATATTTTTTGACTTTATAGATTCCTTCAGAATACCCCTCTGGAATTTTTTTAAAATCCATTACCTGTATTTTAGGAACTGCACGAGAGCATGGAACAACCGACCTTGTGTCGGGCCCAATCGGGTCTTTTGGCGAACCATTTTTCCATTTGGGGCTGTTCATCATAAGGCCTTTTAAGTAACTGAAAAAGCTCATCTATTAAGGAATAATCCTCTTTGTCCGCAGCATCAATGGCCAATTGGGCCATATAATTACGTAACACATATTTGGGATTCACCTCGTTCATTCCACCCTTTCTTTGTACATCGGTCAATGCTTCTTGTTGCAGCCGGTTGCTATAGTTCAAGAACCATTGTTCCCATTGTTTCTGTACCTTGCCCTGGATTTCATAGGGAGAATAAAAGGCTTCCTGTATAACTTCAATTCCGGGGATACTTCCATCCTTTTTATAGTTCGCCAAATGCCTAAAAAAAATGGTCATATCGGTTTCCGAAACCTGTAAAACGGCTTCCAAATCGGCTATAAAGCCAGAATCCCCCTCCGATGCTGTTTTCAGACCCAGTTTTTGTCGCATCATGTCTTGATAGGCTTTCGGGAAGTCATTCTTATACTCCATTAAAATTTCTTCTAAAGGTTCTGCCTCCTCGATTAGGGGATACAATGCATTCGCTAATTGCAAAAGGTTCCATAATACGATTTGTGGCTGTGTTCCAAAGCGGTACCGCTTATGGGTACGGTCCGTGGTATTGGGGGTCCAACCCTGGTCGTACCCCTCCAACCATCCGTAGGGTCCGTAGTCGATGGTAAGACCTAAGATGGACATATTATCAGTGTTCATAACCCCATGCACAAAACCCACGCGTTGCCAATGGACCACCATGGCAAGACTTCGATGGGCTACTTCTCGAAAGAACTTGAGATAGGTAACCTTCGAAGGAGTTCCCAAGTGTGGAAAATGATGTTCAATAGTAAAATCGACCAGTTTTTTGAGCGTTTTATGGTCACCTCTGGAAGTGAAAATTTCGAAATTCCCGAACCGAATAAACGATTCCGCAACCCTACAAACTATGGCCCCTTTCTCGTATTTGGGATTGCCATCGTAGAGCATATCCCTCAGGACCTTGTCTCCACTTAGCATGAGGGACAAGGCCCTAGTAGTGGGAATCCCCAGATGATGCATGGCCTCGCTGCAAAGGTACTCCCTAATAGAGGAACGTAGAACAGCCAATCCATCCGCCGATCTAGAATAGGGCGTT
Above is a window of Maribacter algicola DNA encoding:
- a CDS encoding helix-turn-helix transcriptional regulator translates to MDNFLILERLDRLERLLTAHKEVLTFEETCDYTGISRSYLYKLTASGNIPHSKPNGKLIFFEKAKLNTWLLQNGRKSRSEIETEALNYTFKNKRR
- a CDS encoding toprim domain-containing protein produces the protein MKREQISWEKVRAVCIVKTMAKAGHFPKRETEKEAWFLSPFRPETHASFKVSKIKNLWFDHGAGFGGNVLDLVVRFYDCRLRDALDFLSDVPPSLSFHPQPFIPPSNDKLIIKSANPIWHYGLKVYLNKRNITLETAKKYCKEVHYSRKGNHYFGIGLQNDSGGWELRNMYYKSSSSPKDITYFSNGCMQLVVTEGMFDFLTVTNFCHDKMSFLILNSLSFLKKAMKHIEMFKDVKLYLDNDKAGKEATNWLMQNHKGCIDKSYLYKDYKDINEMWIGTNGGYGR
- the mbpA gene encoding mobilization protein MbpA, with translation MKKEFVQFRCSIYEKKLLKIKAKKSGLTISEYCRRAAFDHRIVERFSNEQIDVYKLLVQYQINFKRIGNMYRKRNPKLADEVVQLANEIRKHLYNFKK
- a CDS encoding relaxase/mobilization nuclease domain-containing protein, whose translation is MGKSISHTGASMGYGWNEEKDAKVVYREHLAGDNPKEITQEFKIIQSQNHRCKKNTLSFVLSPTIEDGQKLKEKELKEITERFIKEMKLQERQAIAFVHQDKSHLHIHLYVNRIGFDGKAYKDNYIGKRSQQAAEKVAQQMGLTTVREVQQEKLNEIKNVRQEIKHVHEKVIAEMKPKDFDQYIKYMKQRNVEVIPSINKSNQLRGFRFEYNGQNLKGSEVHRSMSMGRIAERIGFDRNVAQKIAKENALSMLGKTVGLTPTLAANIAKKAIKMTVKKTIGLGMEI
- a CDS encoding DUF6730 family protein, whose amino-acid sequence is MAKLDEIAELLTEEIKEFENSVSRLEELQAFLMNYKIKPDTSDIDFILRQYNDHQKKAIEDQHKLMGNVIYYIKKSMTFPKWATKLFCGLLVIIFLVLGYSVYKVSRIPEIRQVAFGQGEEKAVGHFRAFFEASPEASELYQKWREPQSKK
- a CDS encoding nucleotidyl transferase AbiEii/AbiGii toxin family protein; this translates as MKLHENEELFRQAVQATAQQMGISDIYIEKDYWVCYALKLIFNSAIKDEVIFKGGTALSKCYKFIERFSEDIDLVVIRREEETGNQLKTKLKKITKEITSPFVEVEMEGITNKMGMIRKIAYNYPKIFKGNYGQIRDAIIIEATWLGYFEPHTKRVLNTYIYDMMNANNQTTLAEEYNLLPFEALVLDSRRTLCEKIMSLVRFSYTEKPIIDLNAKIRHVYDIYQLLKDETVQAFFTSDAFDAMLLKVAHDDLQSFKNNNDWLKHHPKEALIFKEPEETWNQLKDTYQNDFKFLVYGEFPNEKEVLSTIIEVSQRLQKVDWSIGL
- a CDS encoding DUF6088 family protein: MKTSEYIEDKINKLPKGYVFTYMDFMNEVTRREAIIKHLNRMAASGKINKLSKGKYFKPQETVFGTLLPDQHQIVKDLLEEDGKLVGYITGYSVYNSLGLTTQVSNTIQIGKREIRPSFKRGRFRISFIKQKNTINKENIPLLRLLDAMRYVKKIPDTNIDKSCIRFMALLRELKTSEQIKLIKLAFKYSPATRALLGALLREIDCQAEIEIRDLQDSLNPITVYNFDISEKVLSNAKYWNIK
- a CDS encoding helix-turn-helix domain-containing protein codes for the protein MKSITHKQYVKANLRLEELIKVVDDSTPSENPLTKEFLEVSNLIEQYEEVHYPIGMPSLREVIELRMLEMNLKTKDLAALLNTSESKISGYLKGESEITFKQAKIIHEELNINGDIILQ
- the msrA gene encoding peptide-methionine (S)-S-oxide reductase MsrA, translated to MKEYKKAYIAGGCFWGMEDLFRKRPGVVATEVGYQGGQNKNPTYHNHPGHAEGIEITYDPEKTSFKELLDFYFRMHDPTTVNRQGNDSGSSYRSAIFYQNEEERVEAEEVIRLVDQSGKWPSKVVTTLEPWTTFWPAEDYHQDYLVKNPNGYTCHFVRFDDSESFLR
- a CDS encoding peptide methionine sulfoxide reductase encodes the protein MDFKKIPEGYSEGIYKVKKYGITKKTFNHGKSFKLFAEELGGSDFISLNNYKTKQKELLKPCEMSEAKVVDFINKVKLLEPKG
- a CDS encoding protein adenylyltransferase SelO produces the protein MKLNIRDKFNKKLPTDPRTDTARRQVIEACFSFVRPKIPSNPSLVHVSPDVIEAIGLDIACATSDEFLKIFSGAEVLPNTNPYAMCYGGHQFGNWAGQLGDGRAINLFEVELARKTWALQLKGAGETPYSRSADGLAVLRSSIREYLCSEAMHHLGIPTTRALSLMLSGDKVLRDMLYDGNPKYEKGAIVCRVAESFIRFGNFEIFTSRGDHKTLKKLVDFTIEHHFPHLGTPSKVTYLKFFREVAHRSLAMVVHWQRVGFVHGVMNTDNMSILGLTIDYGPYGWLEGYDQGWTPNTTDRTHKRYRFGTQPQIVLWNLLQLANALYPLIEEAEPLEEILMEYKNDFPKAYQDMMRQKLGLKTASEGDSGFIADLEAVLQVSETDMTIFFRHLANYKKDGSIPGIEVIQEAFYSPYEIQGKVQKQWEQWFLNYSNRLQQEALTDVQRKGGMNEVNPKYVLRNYMAQLAIDAADKEDYSLIDELFQLLKRPYDEQPQMEKWFAKRPDWARHKVGCSMLSCSS